ATCACGGGCGGGGCCCGCGGCATCACGGCAAAAATCGCTTGTGATTTGGCCCGGCGTTACCGGCCGACTTTATGGATTGTGGGGCGATCTCCCCGTCCGGCGGGGGAGGAAACCGAGGAAACCCGGGGGATAGACAATTCCCGAGATTTGAAAGCGGCCCTTTTAAACCGGCTACGACGCGACGGAACGACGGTCACCCCCGCCCAGGTGGAGGCGGCCTATCGACGGCTGTGCCAGGACCGGGAGATTCGGACCCACCTTGCCGAAATGGAGAAGGCCGGGGCCCGGGTTCATTACGAGCCTGTTGACGTGCGGGACGAGCGTGCCTACGGGGACCTGATCGACCGAATTTACCAATCTCAGGGAAGAATCGACGGCGTCATCCACGGCGCCGGGATCATCGAGGATAAATTGATCCTTGACAAGGACCCGGAATCCTTCTACAGGGTTTTTGACACGAAAACGGACAGTGCGTTCGTCCTCAGCCGCCGGCTGCGTCCCAGTACCCTAAAATTCCTTGTTTTCTTCGCCTCGGTGGCCGGACGCTTCGGAAACAAGGGACAGGGGGATTATGCCGCGGCGAACGAGGTGCTCAATAAACTGGCGATCTACCTCGACCGCCAATGGCCGACGCGGGTCGTCTCGATCAACTGGGGGCCCTGGGCCACGGGCGGGATGGTTTCCCCGGGGCTTGAAAGGGAACTGCAGGAACGCGGCATGCAGCTGATCCCGTCCGAAGAAGGCCTCCGCAAATTCCACGACGAGCTGCTCGGCGGAAGGAAGGGCGAGGTGGAGGTCATCGTGGGAGACGGGCCATGGGCCTCCTCCGTCGGGTCCCAACTCATCGGAACGAAGACCCAAGAGGGCGGGTGATGGCTTCAGACGCGCCATACAGCAAGGCACCAATCAAAAGCGGCCCGGTCGATATCGCGATCATCGGGATGTCCTGTATTTTCCCGATGGCCCCCGACCTGGGCACCTACTGGCAGAACATCGTCTCCAAAGTGGACGCGATCAGCGATCCGCCCCCGGACTGGGAGGCGGAGCTCTTCTACGATCCCAACTCGGAATCCAACGATCGGACCTACTGCAAACGGGGAGGCTATCTGGGGGATCTGGCCCAGTTCCGTCCCATTGACTACGGGGTGATGCCGAAGTCCATCGGCGGCACCGATCCCGATCATTTCCTCGGGCTCCGCCTGACCCAGGAGGCCCTGGCGGATTCCGGCTACATCGACCGACCCTTCGACCGTGAGCGGTGCGGGGTGATCGTCGGGCGGGGCACCTACATCGGCCGCGGCTTCGCGAACCAGATCCAGCACTGTTTCGTGGTGGACGAGACCATCCGCCTTCTCCGCCGGCTCCATCCCGAATACACCCCGGAGGAGCTCCAAAAGATCAAGGACGGGATCAAGGCCAACCTGCCTCCCTTCACGGCCGAGGTGGCCCCGAGCCTGGTCCCCAATGTTATGGCCGGGCGGATCGCCAACCGATTCAATCTGATGGGCCCCAACTATATTGTGGATGCGGCCTGCGCCTCCTCCCTCATCGCGGTGGAACAGGCGGTGCACAACCTGACCACCGGAACCTGCGACATGGTGCTGGCCGGCGGGGCCAATGCCTCCACCACTCCGCCGATGCTGATGCTGTTCTGTCTCCTGGGGGCCCTGTCCAGGGAGGGACAAATCCGTCCCTTCGACATGAAGGCCGACGGGACCTTGTTGGGGGAAGGCTACGGCATGGTCGTGCTGAAACGGCAGGCCGATGCGCTGCGGGATGGCGACCGGATCTACGCCGTCCTCAAAGGTCTCGGCAGTTCAAGCGACGGCCGGGCCCTCTCCGTGCTGGCCCCGCGCGTGGAAGGCGAAGAGCTGGCCCTGAGAAGGGCCTATGACTCGTCCGGAATTTCCCCGCGGACCATCGGACTGGTCGAGGCCCACGGGACCGGGACGGCCGCCGGGGATCTCACGGAGATCCAAACCCTCCGTCGCGTCCTGGGAGACCGGGAGGGGCGTTACCCCCACTGCGCCGTCGGGACGGTCAAGTCCATGATCAGCCACCTCATCCCGGCCGCCGGCATCGCCGGACTGATTAAGACGGCCCTGGCCCTTTACCACAAGACCCTTCCGCCCACCCTCAAGTGCGAGGAGCCCAACCCAAAGTTTGAGCTGGAGAAGACCGTTCTTTATATCAACACCGAGACCCGCCCGTGGATACACGGCGGACCAACTCCCCGTCGGGCCGCGGTGAACGCCTTTGGCTTCGGCGGGATCAACGCCCATGCGATCCTGGAAGAAGCCCCCGAGACGGACGCGGACAAAACCGTCAGTCTGCACCGGGCCTGGGACAGCGAGGTGTTCATTCTCGAGGCTGCATCCCGCGAGGGGTTGATCGGCCAGGTGGATCGGCTGCACCGATTCGTGTCCGCGTCCCCGGGCGTGGAGATGAAGGATCTTGCGGCCACCGTGAACCGGGACCTGCGGGATGCCCCCTGCCGTTTGGGCATCGTGGCCGCCTCGTTGGCCGATTTGTCGCAAAAACTCGCCGCCGCGAGAGCAAAATTGTCGGATTCCCGCTGCACACGGATCAATGACGCCGGCGGGATTTACTTCTTCGAGGAGCCATTGGGCCGAAAGGGTAAACTCGCATTTCTTTTTCCGGGCGAAGGCTCCCAATACCAAAACATGCTCGCTGACCTCTGCCTTCATTTCCCGGAGGTCCGGAAGTGGTTTGATTTCATGGACCGGGCCTTCTGGGATCACCCGCGGGGCTACCTACCGAGCCAATGCATCTTCCCCCCGCCCGCGCTCGGCGGATCCAACGGAGCCGGGAATGCGGCCGAGACCTTATTTGATATGGACGGCGCGGTGGAGGCCGTATTTACCGCCAACCAGGGGATGGGCGCGCTACTGGGTCGGCTGGAAATTCGGCCGGACTCCGTCCTGGGACACAGCACCGGGGAGTATTCCGCGCTGCTGGCCTCGGGGGCCCTGGAAGTGGAAAATGAAGATCGGCTCGCCATCCATGTCCGGGACCTGAACCGGGCTTATGAAGACTTCACCGCGCGCGGCGGACTCCCGGAGGCGGCCCTTTTGGCCGTGGGCACGACCGACCGGGAGGCGCTCGATCGCTTGGTGGCCGAGGCAAAAGAGCCGCTCTTCGTGGCCATGGACAACTGCCCGCATCAGATCGTCCTTTGCGGGACGAAGAAAAACACCGCCTGGGCGGCCGAGGCCCTTCAAAAAACGGGGGCGGTTTGCCAGGTCCTGCCCTTCGACCGGCCTTACCATACGCCCCTGTTCGAAGGGTTCAGCGGGCCCCTTCGGGAATTTTTCGGGGGCCTGAAGATCGTGGGACCGAAGCTGCCGATGTACTCCTGCGTGACGGCCGCCCCCTATCCGGAGGATCCCGAGGAAATCCGACGGCTGGCGATTATCCAATGGGCCAGCCCCGTCCGGTTCCGGGAGACGATCGAGGCCATGTATGCCGACGGCGTTCGGTTGTTTGTGGAGGTCGGCCCGCGGGGAAATCTGACCGCTTTCGTGGAGGACATCCTTCGGGGTCGTCCCAAGACGGCGGTAGCCTCCAACCTGATCAGCCGGTCCGGCCTCGCGCAGATCCATCACATGATCGCGCAGCTCGCGGCCCATGGGGTCTCGCTCAAGACGGACCCCCTCTACGCGCGACGCAACCCGAAATATCTTTCGTTGGATTCCCCGTCTTTGCCGTTGGAGAAAACGATCGGGACGGCCGGAACGGTGAAGCTGGATTCCTATCTTCCCGGACTGCGACTTACAAATTTCCTTCCCGTCCCCCTGCCTCCGGCGAGTCCGGCCGCGGCCACCGTCCCCCCGACGCTCCCTCCGGTCCCCGTGCCTCCCGTTCCCCTGGCTCATCCGGAGCCGGTGCGGTCTCTTGCTTCGGTGGCGGCCCAATCCGTGGATGCCGGGGTGTCAGGCGGCAATGGAATTGGCATGAATCGACCGGCGGGTTCGGGCGCGGAAGTGGTCGGGGAATATTTTCAGACCATGGAATATTTTTTGGAGGCGCAGGAGGAAATCATCCGAACTTACCTTCAAAGTGCTGCGATGGGCTCCGCGGAGGGGCGGGCCTGGAAGGCCGGCGGTTCGGTGCAATCGGACCCGAATCCTCCGGCCCCGCCGATCGAATCCCGCGCGGTTATTGAGCGGCCGGATTTTCCGCTGATCGACGGGATCCTGTCCCTGGTCCCGGGCGAGTCGGTCGTGGCCCGACGCGAGTTTCGGCTGGAGGAGGATCTCTTTCTGTATCACCACACCATCGGCAGCCGCACGGTGTCGAAGGACCCCGGGCTGACGGCCCTTCCGGTCATCCCGCTGACGGTCAACATGGAGTTGATGGCCGAGGTGGCCTCGGTGCTGTACCCGGATCACCGCTTGGTCGGCATGCGGGAGGTTCGCGGCTATCGCTGGGTCGGGCTTGACCAGGGACGTGTGACGCTGAAAATCTCCGCCAAGCGCCAGACGGGCCTGCCCGGTATCGAGGTGGACGTGCAGGTCCGGGAAGACGCGGGCGCGTCACCCGATCTATCGCCGGCCACGCTGATCATGGAAGGCACCATGTTGTTTGCGGAGGCTTACCCGGATCCTCCTTCGATCGAACCGCTTGAGCTGAAGGGGGAACGCCCCTCCCGCTGGCGCGGGGAGATCCTATACACCGACGGGATGTTCCACGGCCCGGCCTTTCAGGCTGTGGTGGAAGTCGATCGCACGGGAGAGGACGGTGTCGAAGCGACTCTCCGGGTTCTTCCGACCGACACCCTTTTTCAGTCACGGCCGGCCCCCGCCCTGGTCACCGATCCCGTTGTTCTTGACGCCGCCGGCCAGGTGGTGGGCTATTGGGCCTTGGAAAATCTTACGACCCGTTTCAACGTTTTCCCCTTTCGTCTCGAATCGCTCCGGATCTACCGGCCCAACCTCGCGGTGGACGAGCAACTTGTCTGCCGGGCCCGTCTCACGGACGTGGGGGAGGCCGAGACCCGCTCGGACATCGATCTCGTCGGCTCGGACGGAGGAATCTGGATGAGATTGACCGGCTGGTGGGATCGCCGCTTCGAGATGCCCAACGCCTTCTACCGTTTCCGTATCACACCGCTGGACGTAGTGCTGAGCCGGGACTGGGCCGAAGGCCTGGAACAATTCCGTGCCCCCGAGGCCTTTCGGTGCATGCTCCTGGACGGACTGCCCGATGAGCTGCTCCGAGGAGGATGGATGATCTGGTGCCGGGTCCTGGCCCACCTTATTCTCAGTCGCCAGGAACGGGAGATGTGGCACAGCCTCAATCTTCCCGAGCCCCGGCGGATCGAATGGCTGCTCGGACGAATGGCGGCCAAAGACGCCGTCCGCGTCTGGCTGAAAGAACGTCACGGATTGACGGTCTATCCCGCCGATGTTGAAATCGGAAAGGGGCCGAAGGGCCAGCCGATCCCGCAGGGGCCTTGGACCGCCGACATAGCCGACCGCCCGTTGCTCTCCCTGACCCACGCGGGCGGGATCGCCGCCGCCGTCGCCGGGGCGGCGGCGGGCGTCAAGGGAATCGGGATCGATTTGGAACGGCTGAGCCGCTTCAACGGGCGCTTTGAGGCCGATCTCCTCACGCAGGCGGAGCACGATCTGCTCGAAGGCGCACCCCCTTCCGAGCGTCTTGAATGGTCGGTCCGGACTTGGTGCGCCAAAGAGGCCGTCGGGAAGGCCCTGGGCACCGGCGTGATCGGCGGGCCTTGGGCCCTCTCGGTGGAGTCGCTGGATTTTTCGACGGGAACCGTGACGATCGGCCTCGTCGGTGAAATGGCCGCGGCCTTTCCGGATTTCGCCGGCCGCCGCCTTGTCGCCCGGACCGGCCGGAACGGGGATTTAATAACGGCCACCGCCTGGATCGAAGAAAAGGAGGATGAAGGAAATGGGGGATAGTATCCATCGCGCAGAGGGAACGGAGCCGGGCACGGTGCAGGCAACCGTCCTCCGCATGCTCGAGGAAATCACCGCGGAGTGGGATGTGGGCCCGATCACGATCGGCACGCGGCTCGGAAGCCTCGGCCTGGAGTCGATCAATTTGGTCTATCTGATCGCCGAGCTCCAGAAACAGTACCGGCTGCAAAACCTGATTTTCCAGAAATTGATCGCGGCGAAGATCCATGTCAACGATCTTCAAGTCGCGGACCTGATCGGTTATATCGAAAACGGCATCCGCGAGGAGGGAAAGGCATCATGACAGAAAAGCAGTTTCATCCAACCGTATTAATCGGGCTTGACGGAGCGACCTTCAGCGTGCTGGATCCATTGATGAAGGCGGGCGTGATGCCCTTCCTCCGGGAGTTCGTTTCCCGG
This genomic interval from Nitrospiria bacterium contains the following:
- a CDS encoding SDR family NAD(P)-dependent oxidoreductase; translated protein: KTMRGIIDWVLNAMQTESTGPTEMTSNPSAPASALISTSKADGRNGVPRYLMTSVDAPLSIPTTPSTMEGVFLITDDGNGFSQSVGHRLESHGARAVILRMGTAPGRLEEGIYDADLTRPEAVQELVQTIRRQYGPIKGLIHLLPLQIRKRFEEMELGDWRAGLNRDVKALFHLAKSAGPDLKETRGWMVAATASSSSPGQGGIAGLIKTAAIEWPSVRCKVIDLDATQSASDLAGQLIAEMASPNGPVELNYQGSHRLIPQPRLAPADPTGQSSMTIGTDSVILITGGARGITAKIACDLARRYRPTLWIVGRSPRPAGEETEETRGIDNSRDLKAALLNRLRRDGTTVTPAQVEAAYRRLCQDREIRTHLAEMEKAGARVHYEPVDVRDERAYGDLIDRIYQSQGRIDGVIHGAGIIEDKLILDKDPESFYRVFDTKTDSAFVLSRRLRPSTLKFLVFFASVAGRFGNKGQGDYAAANEVLNKLAIYLDRQWPTRVVSINWGPWATGGMVSPGLERELQERGMQLIPSEEGLRKFHDELLGGRKGEVEVIVGDGPWASSVGSQLIGTKTQEGG
- a CDS encoding beta-ketoacyl synthase N-terminal-like domain-containing protein; translation: MASDAPYSKAPIKSGPVDIAIIGMSCIFPMAPDLGTYWQNIVSKVDAISDPPPDWEAELFYDPNSESNDRTYCKRGGYLGDLAQFRPIDYGVMPKSIGGTDPDHFLGLRLTQEALADSGYIDRPFDRERCGVIVGRGTYIGRGFANQIQHCFVVDETIRLLRRLHPEYTPEELQKIKDGIKANLPPFTAEVAPSLVPNVMAGRIANRFNLMGPNYIVDAACASSLIAVEQAVHNLTTGTCDMVLAGGANASTTPPMLMLFCLLGALSREGQIRPFDMKADGTLLGEGYGMVVLKRQADALRDGDRIYAVLKGLGSSSDGRALSVLAPRVEGEELALRRAYDSSGISPRTIGLVEAHGTGTAAGDLTEIQTLRRVLGDREGRYPHCAVGTVKSMISHLIPAAGIAGLIKTALALYHKTLPPTLKCEEPNPKFELEKTVLYINTETRPWIHGGPTPRRAAVNAFGFGGINAHAILEEAPETDADKTVSLHRAWDSEVFILEAASREGLIGQVDRLHRFVSASPGVEMKDLAATVNRDLRDAPCRLGIVAASLADLSQKLAAARAKLSDSRCTRINDAGGIYFFEEPLGRKGKLAFLFPGEGSQYQNMLADLCLHFPEVRKWFDFMDRAFWDHPRGYLPSQCIFPPPALGGSNGAGNAAETLFDMDGAVEAVFTANQGMGALLGRLEIRPDSVLGHSTGEYSALLASGALEVENEDRLAIHVRDLNRAYEDFTARGGLPEAALLAVGTTDREALDRLVAEAKEPLFVAMDNCPHQIVLCGTKKNTAWAAEALQKTGAVCQVLPFDRPYHTPLFEGFSGPLREFFGGLKIVGPKLPMYSCVTAAPYPEDPEEIRRLAIIQWASPVRFRETIEAMYADGVRLFVEVGPRGNLTAFVEDILRGRPKTAVASNLISRSGLAQIHHMIAQLAAHGVSLKTDPLYARRNPKYLSLDSPSLPLEKTIGTAGTVKLDSYLPGLRLTNFLPVPLPPASPAAATVPPTLPPVPVPPVPLAHPEPVRSLASVAAQSVDAGVSGGNGIGMNRPAGSGAEVVGEYFQTMEYFLEAQEEIIRTYLQSAAMGSAEGRAWKAGGSVQSDPNPPAPPIESRAVIERPDFPLIDGILSLVPGESVVARREFRLEEDLFLYHHTIGSRTVSKDPGLTALPVIPLTVNMELMAEVASVLYPDHRLVGMREVRGYRWVGLDQGRVTLKISAKRQTGLPGIEVDVQVREDAGASPDLSPATLIMEGTMLFAEAYPDPPSIEPLELKGERPSRWRGEILYTDGMFHGPAFQAVVEVDRTGEDGVEATLRVLPTDTLFQSRPAPALVTDPVVLDAAGQVVGYWALENLTTRFNVFPFRLESLRIYRPNLAVDEQLVCRARLTDVGEAETRSDIDLVGSDGGIWMRLTGWWDRRFEMPNAFYRFRITPLDVVLSRDWAEGLEQFRAPEAFRCMLLDGLPDELLRGGWMIWCRVLAHLILSRQEREMWHSLNLPEPRRIEWLLGRMAAKDAVRVWLKERHGLTVYPADVEIGKGPKGQPIPQGPWTADIADRPLLSLTHAGGIAAAVAGAAAGVKGIGIDLERLSRFNGRFEADLLTQAEHDLLEGAPPSERLEWSVRTWCAKEAVGKALGTGVIGGPWALSVESLDFSTGTVTIGLVGEMAAAFPDFAGRRLVARTGRNGDLITATAWIEEKEDEGNGG